One Candida dubliniensis CD36 chromosome 1, complete sequence genomic region harbors:
- a CDS encoding histone H2A, putative (Similar to C. albicans HTA2), protein MSGGKGKAGSSEKASTSRSAKAGLTFPVGRVHRLLRKGNYAQRIGSGAPVYLTSVLEYLAAEILELAGNAARDNKKSRIIPRHLQLAIRNDEELNKLLGDVTIAQGGVLPNIHQSLLPAKKAKAGAASQEL, encoded by the coding sequence ATGTCAGGTGGTAAAGGTAAAGCCGGTTCTTCAGAAAAAGCTTCAACTTCTAGATCAGCTAAAGCTGGTTTGACTTTCCCAGTCGGTAGAGTTCACAGATTATTAAGAAAAGGTAACTATGCTCAAAGAATTGGTTCTGGTGCTCCAGTGTATTTGACTTCAGTTTTGGAATATTTGGCTGCTGAAATTTTAGAATTGGCCGGTAATGCTGCTAGAGATAACAAGAAATCTAGAATTATCCCAAGACATTTACAATTGGCCATCAgaaatgatgaagaattgaacaaattgttGGGTGATGTCACTATTGCTCAAGGTGGTGTCTTACCAAACATTCatcaatcattattacCAGCTAAGAAAGCTAAAGCAGGTGCTGCTTCTCAAGAATTGTAA
- a CDS encoding eukaryotic-ribosome-biogenesis-protein-1-homolo gue, putative (likely involved in the maturation of the 25S and 5.8S ribosomal RNAs; constituent of 66S pre-ribosomal particles;~Similar to S. cerevisiae ERB1;~Similar to Mus musculus BOP1), producing the protein MAKSGIKKDTVVVVEKKNQAPISRKRKPVQQEEEEAHSNDESSEDELNVEGLIDASEDDEDEEDEQQSQENNSDGDDDSAGENPIDSEEELNQLLGEEEDPSDYDSEDFSDEPKEDELSGINIKSLSVSDPKTINSISKFSDGSIRILKPEIEPKYDSDDSDVENFNTIGNIPISAYDEMPHIGYDINGKRIMRPAKGSALDQLLESIDLPEGWTGLLDQNTGNSLKLTDEELELIRKIQQQENTDENINPYEPLIDWFTKDEEIMPLTAIPEPKRRFIPSKHEAKRIMKIVRAIREGRIIPPNKVQQQAKEDDQFNFDLWQDEIEIPDHIMNLRAPKLPPPTNEESYNPPEEYLLTEEEKSNWLKQSPIDRERNFLPQKYNSLRQVPGYKESIRERFERSLDLYLAPRIRHNKLNIDPDSLIPDLPSPKDLRPFPIRCSTIYQGHTNKIRTISIDPQGIWLATGSDDGSVRIWEVLTGRQVFKIILINKEINHEDHIESLEWNPDSNSGILSVCVGENIYLIVPPIFGFDIENTGKLRIESGWGYDTFGNKKKDLKISTQDDEDAEDAEDAESEEENATSVESKKEVAKWYPPNSEQAAMGISAIIQCRKTIKKISWHRKGDYFVTVSPDSKNTAVLIHQVSKHLSQSPFKKSKGIIMDVKFHPFKPQLFVASQRQIKIYDLSQQILLKKLMPGVRLLSSIDIHPRGDNLLACSYDKRVLWHDLDLSSTPYKTLRYHEKAVRSIKFHKGNLPLFASASDDGNIHIFHGTVYDDLMTNPLLVPLKKLTGHKIINQIGILDLIWHPKQPWLFSAGADGTARLWTT; encoded by the coding sequence ATGGCTAAGAGTGGTATTAAGAAAGATACtgtagtggtggtggagaaaaaaaaccaagCCCCAATACtgagaaaaagaaaaccagttcaacaagaagaggaagaggcTCACTCCAATGATGAATCTTCAGAAGATGAGTTAAATGTTGAAGGATTGATTGATGCAAGTGAAGacgatgaagatgaagaagatgaacaACAATCCCAAGAAAACAATagtgatggtgatgatgattctgCAGGAGAAAACCCTATCGATTCTGAAGAAGAActtaatcaattattaggtgaagaagaagatccAAGTGATTATGATTCGGAAGATTTTTCTGATGAACCAAAAGAAGATGAATTATCAggaattaatattaaatcattatcagtTTCTGATCCTAAAACCATTAactcaatttcaaaattttctgATGGATCAATAAGAATTTTAAAACCAGAAATTGAACCTAAATATGATAGTGATGATAGTgatgttgaaaattttaataCTATTGGTAATATTCCAATTTCTGCTTATGATGAAATGCCTCATATTGGTTATGATATTAATGGTAAAAGAATTATGAGACCAGCAAAAGGATCAGCATTAgatcaattattagaatcaattgatttaccTGAAGGTTGGACAGGATTATTAGATCAGAATACTGgtaattcattaaaattaactgatgaagaattagaattaattagaaaaattcaacaacaagaaaatactgatgaaaatattaatcCATATGAACctttaattgattggtttactaaagatgaagaaattatgCCATTAACTGCAATTCCTGAACCGAAAAGAAGATTTATTCCTTCAAAACATGAAGCTAAAAGAATTATGAAAATAGTTAGAGCCATTAGAGAAGGTAGAATTATTCCTCCAAATAAAgttcaacaacaagcaaaagaagatgatcaatttaattttgatcTTTGGcaagatgaaattgaaatacCTGATCATATTATGAATTTAAGAGCCCCCaaattaccaccaccaactaATGAAGAAAGTTATAATCCTCCAGAAGAATATCTTTtaactgaagaagaaaaatctAATTGGTTAAAACAATCTCCTATTGATagagaaagaaattttttacctcaaaaatataattcattaagACAAGTACCTGGTTATAAAGAATCAATTAGAGaaagatttgaaagatCTTTAGATTTATATTTAGCTCCTAGAATTCGtcataataaattaaatattgatcCTGATAGTTTGATTCCAGATTTACCTTCACCAAAAGATTTACGACCATTTCCAATTCGTTGTTCTACTATTTATCAAGGTCATACTAATAAAATTAGAACTATATCAATTGATCCTCAAGGTATTTGGTTAGCTACTGGATCAGATGATGGTAGTGTTAGAATATGGGAAGTTTTAACTGGTAGAcaagttttcaaaataatattaattaataaagaaattaatcaTGAAGATCATATTGAAAGTTTAGAATGGAATCCTGATTCTAATAGTGGGATTTTATCAGTTTGTGTTGgagaaaatatttatttaattgtcCCACcaatttttggttttgatattgaaaatactGGTAAATTAAGAATTGAAAGTGGTTGGGGTTATGATACATTTggtaataaaaagaaagatctcaaaatttcaacccaagatgatgaagatgcaGAAGATGCAGAAGATGCAGAActggaagaagaaaatgcAACATCTGTTGaatcaaagaaagaagttGCTAAATGGTATCCACCAAATTCTGAACAAGCAGCTATGGGTATTTCAGCAATTATTCAATGTCgtaaaacaattaaaaaaatttcatggCATAGAAAAGGTGATTATTTTGTTACAGTTTCTCCCGATAGTAAAAATACTGCCgttttaattcatcaagtTTCTAAACATTTATCTCAATCACcatttaaaaaatcaaaaggAATTATAATGGATGTTAAATTTCATCCATTTAAACCTCAATTATTTGTTGCTTCACAACGtcaaattaaaatttatgatttatctcaacaaatattattgaaaaaattaatgcCAGGAGTaagattattatcatcaattgatattcaTCCTCGTGgtgataatttattagcTTGTTCTTATGATAAAAGAGTTTTATGGCATGATTTAGATTTAAGTTCAACTCCTTACAAGACTTTAAGATATCATGAAAAAGCCGTTAGatcaataaaatttcaTAAAGGTAATTTACCATTATTTGCTAGTGCTTCTGATGATGGTAATATTCATATTTTCCATGGTACAGTATATGATGATTTAATGACAAATCCTTTATTAGTAcctttgaaaaaattaactggtcataaaattattaatcaaattggaATATTGGATTTAATTTGGCATCCAAAACAACCTTGGTTATTTAGTGCTGGTGCTGATGGAACTGCTCGTCTTTGGACTACATAG
- a CDS encoding histone H2B, putative (Similar to C. albicans HTB2) encodes MAPKAEKKPASKAPAEKKPAAKKTASTDGAKKRTKTRKETYSSYIYKVLKQTHPDTGISQKAMSIMNSFVNDIFERIASEASKLAAYNKKSTISAREIQTAVRLILPGELAKHAVSEGTRAVTKYSSASN; translated from the coding sequence ATGGCTCCAAAAGCAGAAAAGAAACCAGCTTCTAAAGCTCCAGCTGAAAAGAAACCAGCTGCTAAAAAAACCGCTTCAACTGATGGTGCTAAAAAGAGAACTAAAACTAGAAAAGAAACTTATTCttcatatatttataaagtCTTAAAACAAACTCATCCAGATACTGGTATTTCTCAAAAAGCTATGTCTATTATGAATTCATTTgttaatgatatttttgaaagaattgcTTCTGAAGCTTCTAAATTGGCTGcttataataaaaaatctaCCATTTCTGCTAGAGAAATTCAAACTGCTGTTAGATTGATCTTACCAGGTGAATTGGCTAAACATGCTGTTTCTGAAGGTACTAGAGCTGTTACTAAATACTCTTCTGCTTCTAATTAG
- a CDS encoding aldo-keto reductase, putative (Similar to Candida dubliniensis CSH1;~possibly fungus-specific), whose translation MSIDKSKMVTRLGKSGLKVNTVAVGVMRLGSNWMGSNGDIDECLRILKFCYDNGFRTFDTADAYSNGKSEELLGLFIKKYNIPREKIVILTKCYFPVKDSTEEGWGEVDPIDFMNGKGLSRKHILAAAEASVKRLGTYIDVLQIHRLDHEVTYEEIMRSLNDVVEKGLTRYIGASSMKTWEFIELQNVAKANGWHQFISMQSHYSLLYREDDRELNDYCKKHGIGLIPWSPNSSGVLCRPYNSEKTQKFLENKQWASVFGLDNVREADKIIVDRVEELSVKYNASMMQISLAWCMAKGVIPIAGVSKFVQAEELVGIYNVDLTEEDIKYLDEPYHAKNVAPNIV comes from the coding sequence ATGtctattgataaatcaaaaatggTCACCAGATTAGGTAAATCTGGTTTAAAAGTCAATACCGTTGCTGTCGGAGTCATGAGATTAGGTTCCAATTGGATGGGTTCAAATGGTGACATCGATGAATGCTTAaggattttgaaattttgttATGATAATGGATTTCGTACTTTTGATACCGCTGATGCTTACTCGAATGGGAAATCTGAAGAATTATTaggtttatttattaagaAATATAATATCCCACgtgaaaaaattgttattttaaCTAAATGTTATTTCCCAGTCAAAGATTCTACTGAAGAAGGTTGGGGTGAAGTTgatccaattgattttatgaATGGTAAAGGGTTAAGTAGAAAACATATTTTGGCTGCAGCTGAAGCATCTGTCAAACGTTTGGGTACTTATATTGATGTTTTACAAATTCATCGTTTGGACCATGAAGTCACCTATGAAGAGATTATGCGTTCATTGaatgatgttgttgaaaaaggGTTGACGAGATACATTGGTGCTTCATCAATGAAAACTTGGGAGTTTATTGAGTTGCAAAATGTAGCTAAAGCCAATGGTTGGcatcaatttatttctaTGCAGAGCCATTACTCCTTATTGTACCGTGAAGACGACAgagaattaaatgattattGTAAAAAACATGGTATTGGATTAATTCCATGGTCTCCAAATTCTAGTGGTGTATTATGTCGTCCTTACAATTCGGAAAAGACTCAAAAATTCTTAGAGAATAAACAATGGGCTAGTGTTTTTGGATTGGATAATGTTAGAGAAGCAGATAagattattgttgatagaGTTGAAGAATTAAGTGTCAAATATAATGCTTCAATGATGCAAATCTCTTTAGCTTGGTGTATGGCCAAAGGTGTGATTCCAATTGCTGGAGTTTCTAAATTTGTTCAAGCTGAAGAATTAGTTGGTATCTACAATGTTGATTTGACTGAAGAGGATATTAAATATCTCGATGAACCATATCACGCCAAAAATGTAGCACCAAATATTGTCTAA
- a CDS encoding vacuolar sorting protein, putative (Similar to S. cerevisiae VPS66): MEKFSSWRDKGTGISPFMPQKLPTFQNNIILSVASKSPIFLIKLPFFIITYLIYTITGLNFILKFILTILFGFNRIEFTVDGIKKSQIDKLIKYKPQKGDLIITNYITPLDGYFLSLLSGNNSKIVLLIPNKSGDLYQYSPLGLFNYTFNYNDGGKLIQDLSKLQNKIVFLFLEGTPSNNKSILPFIKLNSKYSFNDNFIIKSLIVKLKPNYFTLPIPHITTKLQYFFELLTNLSPKIIHYKIYKFDNEFNISKIRNSFELNSLTSISQDLNIDSKNKFIDYYFDHSIKKN; encoded by the coding sequence atggAAAAGTTTTCAAGTTGGAGAGATAAAGGAACTGGTATTTCTCCATTTATGCCTCAAAAATTACCaacatttcaaaataatatcattttATCAGTAGCATCAAAATCAccaatatttttaattaaattaccatttttcattattacttatttgatttatacaATTACTGGATTaaattttatattaaaatttattttaacaattttatttggatttaatagaattgaatttactGTTGATGGTATTAAAAAATcacaaattgataaattaattaaatataaaccTCAAAAAGGTGATTTAATCATTACAAATTATATTACTCCATTAGATGgttattttctttctttattaaGTGGTAATAATTCTAAAATTGTTCTTTTAATTCCTAATAAATCAGGTGatttatatcaatattCACCATTAggattatttaattatacTTTTAATTATAATGATGGTGGGAAATTAATCCaagatttatcaaaattacaaaacaaaattgtgtttttatttttagaaGGAACtccatcaaataataaatcaattttaccatttattaaattaaattctaaatattcatttaatgataattttattattaaatcattgattGTGAAATTAAAACCAAATTATTTCACTTTACCAATACCTCATATTACTACTAAATTACAATATTTTTTCGAACtattaacaaatttatcTCCTAAAATTATACAttataaaatttataaatttgataatgaatttaatatttctaaaattagaaattcttttgaattgaattcttTAACTTCAATAAGTCAAgatttaaatattgattcaaaaaataaatttatagattattattttgatcatagtattaaaaagaattaa
- a CDS encoding conserved hypothetical protein (Similar to C. albicans BST1) translates to MLSKRLISYTNLFPRSRKYKLIIYIIICLILIISGLIGYLYSIPIVSPDQPQCDMVWMSPSYAKIRAFDESHSKYASKYNLYLYREQDIDKMPNENEGFTSLDGVPALFIHGNAGSFEQVRSIAARCSEMYYNDEGNIFKNKYPHARNIDFFTVDFNEELSAFKGLRDQVEYVTEAISFISDLYPENPHKNIILIGHSMGGLVARIAAASTHDNNNNNNNNNVNIILTLATPHSDPFPWLPKTSNFPDEIGLISIYSSVDLMVPPSVVTPKSKSDYFFSVDAAKLFGLPIDHQGIVWCGQLREKLSEALIGISGLITLQDKMKVFKKIFDKDKEIGPTPIFGLAKLKLKLLQSWVHLLSLTIFGLKWTMIVLIIIQLRKVYIKFTNPPTPTPVPSH, encoded by the coding sequence ATGTTATCCAAACGACTAATTTCTTATACCAATTTATTCCCACGTCTGAGAAAATATAAacttattatatatattatcatatgtttaatattaataattctggGATTAATAGGATATTTGTATAGTATACCGATTGTTTCACCAGATCAACCTCAATGTGATATGGTTTGGATGTCTCCATCTTATGCAAAAATACGAGCTTTTGATGAATCACATAGTAAATATGCATCAAAATATAATCTTTATTTATATCGTGAACaagatattgataaaatgcctaatgaaaatgaaggTTTTACTTCATTAGATGGAGTACCAGCATTATTTATTCATGGTAATGCTGGTAGTTTTGAACAAGTTAGATCTATAGCTGCTCGTTGTTCAGAAATGTattataatgatgaaggaaatatatttaaaaataaatatcctCATGCTcgaaatattgattttttcacagttgattttaatgaagaattgagTGCTTTTAAAGGATTACGTGATCAAGTTGAATATGTTACTGAAGctatttcatttattagTGATTTATATCCTGAAAATCCtcataaaaatattattttaattgGTCATTCAATGGGTGGACTTGTAGCAAGAATAGCAGCAGCTTCAACacatgataataataataataataacaataataatgtaaaTATTATTCTTACATTAGCAACTCCTCATTCTGATCCATTCCCATGGTTACCAAAAACATCAAATTTCCCTGATGAAATAggtttaatttcaatttatctgCTGGTTGATTTAATGGTACCTCCACTGGTAGTAACACCTAAAAGTAAAAgtgattattttttcagTGTTGATGCAgcaaaattatttggattACCTATAGATCATCAAGGAATAGTATGGTGTGGTCAATTGAGAGAAAAATTATCAGAAGCTTTAATTGGTATTAGTGGATTAATTACTTTACAAGATAAAATgaaagttttcaaaaaaatatttgataaagataaagaaattggtCCAACACCAATATTTGGATTagcaaaattgaaattgaaattattacaaaGTTGGGTACATTTATTAagtttaacaatttttggATTGAAATGGACAATGattgttttgataataattcaattacgtaaagtatatataaaatttaCCAAcccaccaacaccaacaccagTACCATCACACTAG
- a CDS encoding conserved hypothetical protein (position of ATG codon determined by reference to Candida albicans): MKLIFIDNNPLIVKCWKHHYQVLSNIYKEYNFQCHHNIKFSFYNHTIEHMVQTYKFNTGKTSIVTPANSLNYMGGGFDLHLLNAILLGTNQTFKHLENIIQNYQLQRFQGYLVPNQIYKINLTDLSEFDYTSSIVYKNWNLTEIIEIPTMVVPEKIHSISHLFDSIWNLMSNINFEKGNILVLPGIGTGYGNLNEYESTKIMLFAIFLYNLSFTIEEKPSRLDQLKKSLLILFFFNKDYRKLENHNDIEELETYVISDYGQNLNLVNGTVMELEQVFKCIRW, translated from the coding sequence ATGAAGCTTATATTTATAGACAATAATCCATTGATTGTCAAATGTTGGAAACATCATTATCAAGTATTATCAAACATCTATAAAGAATACAATTTTCAATGTCACCataatatcaaattcagTTTTTATAATCATACCATTGAACATATGGTACAAACCTACAAGTTTAATACTGGTAAAACCTCTATAGTGACACCAGCAAACTCTTTAAATTATATGGGTGGTGGATTTGATTTACATCTTTTAAATGCTATATTACTTGGAACTAATCAAACATTTAAACATCttgaaaatataattcaaaattatcaattacaaAGATTTCAAGGATATTTAGTTCCcaatcaaatatataaaatcaatttaactGATTTATctgaatttgattatacTTCTTCTATAGTTTataaaaattggaatttaaCTGAAATAATAGAAATCCCAACTATGGTTGTACCGGAGAAAATCCATTCAATATCtcatttatttgattctaTATGGAATTTAATGagtaatattaattttgaaaaggGAAACATATTGGTATTACCAGGTATTGGCACAGGATATGGTAATTTGAATGAATATGAATCTACTAAAATAATGTTATTTGCcatatttttatataatttatcatttacaATAGAAGAAAAACCATCAAGATTagatcaattaaaaaaatctttattgattttatttttctttaataaagaTTATCGGAAACTTGAAAATCATAATGATATAGAAGAATTAGAAACTTATGTCATTAGTGATTATGGacaaaatttaaatcttgTTAATGGAACTGTTATGGAATTGGAACAAGTGTTCAAATGTATTAGGTGGTGa